One Sodalinema gerasimenkoae IPPAS B-353 DNA segment encodes these proteins:
- a CDS encoding DMT family transporter, producing MTEIVKPTVERDGETQPLKLVPLLTLGLALLAVSCAAIFIRIAEQELGANATVFNRLAIATLAFWVLNSLSQWRRRSPLDWQDPPTYHLDDIVQLIAVAAVSSASVVLWAQSLTETSIANSTLLRNLTPIFTSLGGWLLFNQRFDRRFLVGTLIAVLGAIAIGVEDFQISQEHLLGDGLALLSAILYGSNLLLVERLRSRFPTSTILLWRCGIGTLLLFPITSLLEEQLFPQTWQVWLAVVALALVCQVLGQGLLVYSLKQFSSGFIAVFLLLEPILTAILAWLVFAELLNWTNWLAFVMVLSGIYLTRSSRSATQSVTVSTVSEPGTRDNGTR from the coding sequence ATGACTGAAATCGTTAAACCCACTGTCGAGAGAGATGGCGAAACCCAGCCTCTAAAACTGGTTCCTCTCCTGACATTGGGACTGGCGTTGCTGGCGGTCTCTTGTGCTGCTATTTTCATCCGTATTGCCGAACAGGAACTCGGGGCCAACGCAACAGTTTTTAATCGTTTGGCGATCGCCACCCTCGCGTTTTGGGTCTTGAACAGCCTCAGCCAATGGCGGCGACGCTCTCCCCTCGACTGGCAAGACCCCCCCACCTATCACCTCGACGATATTGTACAACTGATTGCTGTAGCCGCCGTCTCCTCCGCCTCCGTCGTCCTCTGGGCCCAATCTCTGACAGAAACTAGTATCGCCAACTCGACTCTATTACGTAATTTAACCCCTATCTTCACCAGCCTAGGGGGTTGGCTGCTGTTCAACCAACGCTTTGACCGTCGTTTCCTAGTGGGAACCCTGATTGCCGTCTTGGGGGCCATCGCTATCGGTGTAGAAGACTTCCAGATTAGCCAGGAGCATCTTCTCGGGGATGGCTTAGCCTTACTCTCCGCTATCCTCTATGGTAGCAATCTACTCCTCGTCGAGCGGTTGCGATCGCGCTTTCCCACCTCGACCATTCTCCTCTGGCGTTGTGGCATTGGCACCCTGCTCCTCTTCCCCATCACGAGCCTGCTGGAGGAGCAACTCTTCCCTCAAACCTGGCAAGTGTGGCTGGCGGTGGTAGCCCTGGCCCTCGTCTGTCAAGTGTTGGGACAAGGATTACTCGTCTATAGCCTCAAACAGTTCTCCTCAGGATTTATTGCCGTCTTTCTGCTCCTAGAACCCATTTTGACGGCAATTCTGGCTTGGCTCGTCTTTGCCGAACTCTTAAACTGGACGAACTGGTTAGCATTTGTCATGGTACTCTCAGGGATTTATCTAACCCGGTCGAGTCGCAGTGCAACGCAATCGGTCACCGTTTCGACGGTTTCTGAGCCGGGAACCCGAGACAATGGGACTCGGTAA
- a CDS encoding D-alanine--D-alanine ligase family protein: MAYDFTQLGAIMQQLRSPLRLAVIHGGDKTQPGTVIYPTHNPRSTKTYHTVAKDIAEALGELGFEQVSLFADDMTLPQTLKTQGIHLAWLNTGGVQGYDPVCHTPALLEMLGVPYLGHNPLNSSILDNKHVFKRELQALGIATAHFMVAHPFQGPFNPHSHPQFQRVFGDYRGAFVVKPVSGRASVNVFVVDDLEGLGEAVANIHGLTANTALIETYLPGREFCISVSGPILHREGAFQNLSTPFAFSAIERVLEPQERIFTSMDAKGMSQERMRLLSGEAAAERELRSQLEAIGQEIYRAFNLTSLVRIDLRQDEQGQLYVLEANPKPDLKRPTAHETSLVAQGLQPYQMSYQDLILSLLGDRLHQLLTHQSHLIPHIQGLISG; the protein is encoded by the coding sequence GTGGCTTACGATTTTACGCAGTTAGGGGCGATCATGCAGCAGCTGCGATCGCCACTTCGCCTGGCGGTGATTCACGGCGGGGACAAAACCCAACCGGGAACGGTCATTTACCCTACCCACAATCCCCGTTCCACCAAAACCTATCACACCGTCGCCAAAGACATTGCCGAGGCGTTAGGGGAATTGGGGTTTGAGCAGGTGAGCCTCTTCGCCGACGACATGACCCTCCCCCAAACCCTGAAAACACAAGGGATTCATTTAGCCTGGCTCAACACCGGCGGGGTACAAGGCTATGATCCCGTCTGTCATACCCCGGCCCTGTTAGAAATGCTGGGGGTTCCCTATCTCGGTCATAATCCCCTAAACAGCTCCATTTTAGACAATAAACATGTCTTTAAACGGGAGTTACAGGCTTTGGGGATTGCGACGGCTCACTTTATGGTGGCTCATCCCTTTCAGGGCCCCTTCAACCCGCACAGCCATCCCCAGTTTCAGCGGGTGTTTGGGGACTATCGAGGGGCATTTGTGGTCAAACCGGTGTCGGGACGGGCCTCGGTGAATGTCTTTGTGGTGGATGACTTGGAGGGGTTAGGGGAGGCAGTGGCGAACATTCATGGTCTGACGGCGAATACGGCCTTGATTGAAACCTATTTGCCAGGACGGGAGTTTTGTATTTCTGTATCCGGGCCGATTCTCCACCGTGAGGGGGCATTTCAGAATCTGTCGACTCCGTTTGCCTTTTCGGCCATTGAGCGGGTTTTGGAACCCCAGGAGCGGATTTTCACCTCCATGGATGCCAAGGGAATGAGCCAAGAACGGATGCGGCTATTGTCTGGGGAGGCGGCCGCTGAACGGGAGCTGCGATCGCAACTCGAAGCCATCGGCCAAGAGATTTATCGGGCCTTTAACCTGACCAGCTTAGTACGGATTGACCTCAGACAAGATGAGCAGGGTCAACTCTATGTCCTCGAGGCCAATCCTAAACCAGACTTGAAACGACCGACAGCTCATGAAACCAGTTTGGTGGCCCAAGGCTTGCAACCGTACCAAATGAGCTATCAGGATCTGATTCTCAGTCTATTGGGCGATCGCCTCCACCAACTTCTCACCCATCAATCCCACCTAATCCCCCATATCCAAGGCTTGATTTCCGGTTAA
- a CDS encoding cupin domain-containing protein — protein MTYTAADWIEMLGLVPLPEEGGMYRELYRSDEIIPQSALPDRFGGDRTYCTSIYYLLEHPEFSAFHRIRQEEIWHFYEGSPLTLFILTPQGDLSQQKLGRNFEAGERLQVVIRRGDLFAATVDEPGGYSLVGCTVAPGFEFADFEAPSCQTLLQAYPQHRGVIEGLTR, from the coding sequence ATGACCTATACCGCCGCCGATTGGATTGAGATGCTAGGCCTGGTTCCACTCCCGGAAGAGGGGGGGATGTATCGCGAACTTTATCGCTCTGATGAGATAATCCCCCAATCGGCACTCCCAGACCGCTTTGGGGGCGATCGCACCTACTGCACTTCCATCTACTATCTCCTGGAACACCCGGAATTTTCCGCCTTTCATCGCATTCGACAGGAGGAAATCTGGCATTTCTACGAGGGGAGTCCCCTGACGCTGTTTATCCTCACCCCCCAGGGAGACCTCTCACAACAGAAGCTGGGACGAAATTTTGAGGCTGGGGAACGATTGCAAGTGGTAATTCGCCGAGGGGATTTGTTTGCGGCGACGGTGGATGAACCGGGGGGCTATAGCCTCGTCGGTTGTACTGTGGCCCCCGGCTTTGAATTTGCTGATTTTGAAGCCCCCAGTTGCCAAACGTTGCTGCAAGCCTATCCTCAACATCGGGGGGTGATTGAGGGGTTGACGCGCTAA
- a CDS encoding DUF4336 domain-containing protein, protein MTVIRLNTGQLWCHSPTLLTPALQAQLKDLGAVTHLIAPNKLHYVHLPDWKKNYPYATTWAAAGVVERAAKHGISIEVDAPLAESEPVPWGDEIERCHFRGQFMEEVIFFHRPSQTLIVTDLIENFEPNRVPPWLRIPLKLAGNLAPHGKAPLDLRLTFFRNKPELRQKRQQLLDWRPQRIILAHGAIIEDDAVRELERAFRWLD, encoded by the coding sequence ATGACTGTTATTCGCCTCAACACAGGCCAGCTCTGGTGTCACTCCCCTACCCTCCTCACCCCAGCGTTACAAGCGCAACTGAAGGATTTGGGGGCCGTCACCCATCTCATTGCCCCGAATAAACTACATTATGTTCATCTTCCCGATTGGAAAAAAAACTATCCCTATGCCACCACTTGGGCCGCGGCGGGAGTCGTTGAACGGGCCGCAAAGCATGGGATCTCAATTGAGGTGGATGCTCCTTTAGCGGAGTCGGAGCCAGTCCCTTGGGGGGATGAGATTGAACGGTGTCATTTTCGGGGCCAGTTCATGGAAGAAGTCATCTTCTTTCATCGTCCGAGTCAAACTCTGATTGTGACGGATTTGATCGAGAACTTTGAGCCAAACCGGGTTCCCCCTTGGCTGCGAATTCCCTTAAAACTAGCCGGGAATTTAGCCCCTCATGGCAAGGCCCCCCTCGATTTACGGTTAACATTTTTCAGGAACAAACCCGAGCTGCGTCAGAAACGTCAGCAACTCCTGGATTGGCGTCCTCAGCGAATTATCCTGGCTCACGGAGCCATCATTGAGGACGATGCAGTCAGGGAACTCGAACGAGCATTTCGTTGGCTGGATTAG
- a CDS encoding CHASE3 domain-containing protein: MKINQVVFLGFGVVFAVAGISSLVSQQNLQISDDADRLIFHTFEMKFELQNLETHLLNSETGQRGFILTNDPSKLAPYQESEALIAENLRNLQQLIHDNPDQRQRAQELEALAQSKLSELEQTIRLQQLGNQEQARQIIASGEGQQIMDQIRQKIADMITVEEELLEQRKAQANYMTLIATAVNWGGLVLIIIVGSVASYIVIRVIMHPIDEVTGMIANSSAEIAVSVSQQEKAASDQAVSIRQTTTTLDELAVSAQQSSKQAQASLDSAQKALTLSSAGNEAVQETLVNMGELKNNVNEVSEQIQVLTQYTSQIDMISGMVSQLANQTNMLALNASVEAVRAGEYGRGFNVVAQEIRKLADQSYGAAGKINTLIDTIQSTIQVTVNITHQGTQKVSQGMTLTEKTASLFGDVSGAIDDVVISSQQISLTSQQQAIAIQQVVDIASQINNAAIETVSGMTQTKVSTQQLNEAAQTLQELL; the protein is encoded by the coding sequence ATGAAAATAAATCAAGTCGTTTTCTTGGGGTTTGGTGTTGTTTTTGCAGTGGCCGGAATTTCCAGTCTTGTTTCTCAGCAAAATCTTCAAATTTCTGATGATGCCGATCGCCTCATTTTTCACACGTTTGAAATGAAGTTTGAACTTCAAAATCTAGAAACACACTTACTGAATTCTGAAACAGGACAACGGGGCTTTATTCTAACTAATGATCCTAGCAAATTAGCACCCTATCAAGAATCAGAAGCCCTAATTGCAGAGAATTTAAGAAACTTACAGCAACTCATTCATGACAACCCCGACCAGCGTCAACGCGCTCAAGAGTTAGAAGCCTTAGCTCAAAGCAAGTTAAGCGAACTAGAACAAACCATTCGCTTACAACAACTCGGAAATCAGGAACAAGCTCGTCAGATTATTGCATCGGGCGAAGGACAACAAATCATGGATCAGATTCGCCAAAAAATTGCGGATATGATTACGGTTGAAGAAGAGTTATTAGAACAACGGAAAGCTCAAGCCAACTACATGACTCTTATCGCTACAGCGGTAAATTGGGGTGGCTTAGTCCTGATTATTATCGTGGGGTCTGTTGCTTCTTATATCGTAATCCGGGTAATTATGCACCCAATTGATGAAGTGACTGGAATGATTGCTAATTCTTCGGCTGAAATTGCAGTCTCGGTGAGTCAACAGGAAAAAGCGGCCAGTGATCAGGCTGTTTCGATTCGCCAAACAACTACGACCTTAGATGAGTTAGCGGTTTCAGCTCAACAGTCGTCTAAGCAAGCTCAAGCATCCTTGGATTCTGCTCAAAAAGCCTTAACCCTAAGTAGTGCGGGGAATGAGGCGGTTCAGGAGACGTTAGTCAATATGGGCGAGTTGAAAAATAATGTCAATGAGGTGTCGGAACAGATCCAAGTCTTAACTCAGTACACCAGCCAAATTGATATGATTTCTGGGATGGTGTCACAGTTGGCAAATCAGACCAATATGTTAGCTCTGAATGCCTCTGTAGAGGCGGTACGAGCGGGTGAGTATGGCCGTGGCTTTAATGTGGTGGCTCAGGAAATTCGTAAACTGGCGGATCAGAGTTATGGAGCGGCGGGAAAAATTAATACCTTGATTGATACGATTCAAAGCACGATTCAGGTGACGGTCAATATCACGCATCAAGGGACTCAAAAAGTGAGTCAGGGAATGACCTTAACGGAAAAAACGGCAAGTTTGTTTGGGGATGTTTCAGGGGCAATTGATGATGTGGTTATCAGCAGCCAACAAATTTCGCTGACGTCTCAACAGCAGGCGATCGCCATTCAACAAGTCGTCGATATTGCCAGCCAAATTAATAATGCGGCGATTGAAACTGTTAGTGGGATGACGCAAACAAAAGTCTCAACCCAACAACTCAATGAAGCGGCCCAAACCTTACAAGAGTTGCTGTAA
- the ileS gene encoding isoleucine--tRNA ligase codes for MTEEKRYKETVNLPQTEFSMRANAVVREPELQTFWDNRKIYQKLSQTNPGDPFILHDGPPYANGSLHIGHALNKILKDIINRYQLLQGRKVHYIPGWDCHGLPIELKVLQSLKSEERRQLTPLALRFKAKEFAHQVVREQRDSFKRYGVWGDWDDPYLTLKPEYEAAQIGVFGDMALKGYIYRGRKPVHWSPSSRTALAEAELEYPEGHTSPSLYAAFQVTELNDGLKERLADYLPHLWLAIWTTTPWTIPANLAVSVNPELTYAIVEAPLEFEAAAGKFLIVAADAVERLSQTFGGELKVLDRLKGAELDQCHYRHPLFERTSPVVIGGDYVTTESGTGLVHTAPGHGLEDYQVGLRYNLPIFSPVNAKGVFTEEAGPFAGLNVLKDANEKITEALAEAHSLLKQEPYQHKYPYDWRTKKPTIFRATEQWFASVEGFREAALDSIRQVRWIPTQGENRITAMVGERSDWCISRQRSWGVPIPVFYDEETNEPLLTEETVNYVRDIVAEKGSDAWWELPVEELLPESYRNNGRTYIKGTDTMDVWFDSGSSWAAVARQRGLGYPVDLYLEGSDQHRGWFQSSLLTSVATQGQAPYKTVLTHGFVLDEKGHKMSKSLGNVVDPAVVINGGNDKKQQPAYGADVLRLWVSSVDYSGDVPLGGTILRQTSDVYRKIRNTARFLLGNLHDFNPATDAVAYGDLPELDQYMLHRTIEVMDEVTEAFESYQFFRFFQTIQNFCVVDLSNFYLDIAKDRLYISAEDASRRRSCQTVLAIVVENLARAIAPVLCHMAEDIWQNLPYDSGCESVFEASWVQLEEDWRHPELAQRWETLRFYRAEVNKVMEKARADKKIGSSLEAKLKLFVADEAQREQLAAMNPELAVAAYTATAVADAPQEASVAASDEVETETSEPVSEPVHHETPEETPVVADSRTNSLERSRPSGLALPHWENLKVRDVMDFIVDAPGYLVDVYRTNRLAIRNLGLLVALVMVAYLSSSLLAAVNRLLFLPEFFTAIGFGYSLRFGYRNVLYASDRQKLAGRANDFKLKVLGTDVELPPNAVQQVADKPAIAAQSEPDSPPTTPELPAAVEESTAPIAHGEVHNEVGNGEVGNGVDELRYLFICSQVELLDSPDALDGVAYASQSEGLGIGIVSADGDKCERCWNYSTHVGESQEHPSLCERCVGALAGQF; via the coding sequence GATATAAGGAAACCGTCAACCTCCCGCAAACCGAGTTCTCCATGCGCGCCAACGCCGTGGTGCGCGAACCCGAGTTGCAAACCTTCTGGGACAACCGGAAGATTTATCAGAAACTCTCCCAAACGAATCCTGGAGACCCGTTTATTCTCCATGATGGTCCTCCCTATGCCAACGGGTCGCTGCACATTGGTCATGCCCTAAACAAAATTCTCAAAGACATTATCAACCGCTATCAGCTCCTGCAAGGGCGCAAAGTTCACTACATCCCCGGTTGGGACTGTCATGGCTTACCCATTGAACTTAAGGTTCTGCAAAGCCTCAAATCAGAAGAACGACGGCAACTGACCCCCTTGGCTCTGCGGTTCAAGGCCAAAGAATTTGCCCATCAGGTTGTCCGAGAACAACGAGACAGCTTCAAACGTTACGGCGTTTGGGGAGACTGGGACGACCCCTATCTGACCCTAAAACCCGAGTATGAAGCCGCCCAGATTGGCGTCTTCGGAGACATGGCCCTCAAAGGCTATATCTATCGCGGTCGTAAACCCGTCCATTGGAGTCCCAGTTCTCGCACCGCCTTGGCTGAAGCCGAACTGGAATATCCCGAGGGTCACACCTCCCCGAGTCTCTACGCCGCCTTCCAAGTCACCGAACTCAACGACGGACTTAAAGAGCGCCTGGCCGACTATCTGCCTCATCTCTGGCTGGCCATCTGGACCACCACCCCCTGGACGATTCCCGCCAACTTGGCCGTGAGTGTTAACCCCGAGTTGACCTACGCCATTGTCGAAGCGCCCTTAGAGTTTGAAGCGGCGGCGGGTAAATTCCTGATTGTGGCAGCCGATGCCGTAGAGCGACTCTCGCAAACCTTCGGCGGTGAATTGAAGGTCTTAGATCGCCTCAAGGGGGCGGAATTAGACCAATGTCACTATCGTCATCCCCTCTTTGAGCGCACCAGTCCCGTGGTCATTGGCGGCGATTACGTCACCACCGAATCGGGGACCGGTTTGGTGCATACCGCTCCCGGTCATGGGTTAGAAGACTATCAAGTCGGCTTACGGTACAACCTGCCGATTTTCTCCCCCGTCAATGCTAAAGGAGTGTTCACCGAGGAAGCCGGACCCTTTGCCGGTTTAAATGTCCTCAAAGATGCCAACGAGAAAATCACCGAAGCCCTCGCCGAGGCGCATTCCCTGCTGAAACAGGAACCCTATCAACATAAATATCCCTACGACTGGCGCACCAAGAAACCCACGATTTTCCGGGCCACGGAACAGTGGTTTGCCTCCGTTGAAGGGTTCCGAGAGGCGGCCTTAGACTCGATTCGTCAGGTGCGTTGGATTCCCACTCAGGGGGAAAATCGCATCACCGCCATGGTGGGTGAACGCTCCGATTGGTGTATTTCTCGTCAACGCAGTTGGGGGGTTCCCATTCCTGTGTTCTATGACGAGGAAACCAATGAACCCCTGTTGACGGAAGAAACCGTGAATTATGTGCGGGATATTGTGGCCGAGAAAGGCTCCGATGCTTGGTGGGAACTGCCGGTGGAGGAGTTACTCCCTGAGTCTTACCGCAACAATGGCCGCACTTATATCAAGGGAACCGACACCATGGATGTCTGGTTTGACTCTGGTTCCTCTTGGGCGGCGGTGGCGAGACAGCGCGGGTTGGGCTATCCGGTAGATTTATATCTGGAGGGGTCAGACCAACATCGCGGTTGGTTCCAGTCCAGTTTGCTCACCAGTGTTGCCACTCAGGGACAAGCTCCCTATAAAACGGTGTTAACTCATGGCTTCGTCTTGGATGAGAAGGGCCATAAGATGAGTAAGTCTCTGGGCAATGTGGTTGACCCTGCCGTGGTCATCAATGGGGGCAATGATAAGAAGCAACAACCAGCCTATGGGGCCGATGTGTTGCGCTTGTGGGTGTCCTCGGTAGACTATTCGGGGGATGTGCCTCTCGGTGGGACGATTCTGCGGCAAACTTCCGATGTGTATCGCAAGATTCGTAACACCGCTCGTTTCTTGTTGGGGAACCTCCATGATTTCAACCCGGCGACGGATGCTGTGGCCTATGGAGATTTGCCGGAGTTGGATCAGTATATGCTCCATCGCACTATTGAGGTGATGGATGAGGTGACGGAAGCGTTTGAGAGTTATCAGTTCTTCCGTTTCTTCCAAACCATTCAGAATTTCTGTGTGGTGGATTTGTCCAATTTCTATTTGGATATTGCCAAGGATCGGCTTTATATCAGTGCTGAGGATGCCAGCCGTCGTCGCAGTTGTCAGACGGTGTTGGCAATTGTGGTGGAGAATTTGGCTCGGGCGATCGCCCCTGTACTCTGTCACATGGCGGAGGATATCTGGCAGAATCTTCCCTATGACAGTGGCTGTGAGTCAGTGTTTGAAGCTAGTTGGGTTCAGTTGGAGGAAGACTGGCGGCATCCGGAGTTGGCCCAACGCTGGGAGACGCTGCGCTTCTATCGTGCGGAAGTCAATAAGGTGATGGAGAAGGCGCGGGCCGATAAGAAGATTGGCTCGTCGTTGGAGGCTAAATTGAAGTTGTTTGTGGCCGATGAGGCTCAGCGAGAGCAACTGGCGGCCATGAATCCAGAGTTGGCGGTGGCGGCTTATACAGCGACCGCTGTTGCTGATGCACCTCAAGAGGCTTCTGTGGCGGCTTCTGACGAGGTCGAGACGGAGACCTCTGAACCAGTCTCTGAGCCAGTCCATCATGAGACTCCAGAGGAAACTCCAGTGGTTGCAGACTCTAGGACGAATAGTTTAGAGCGATCGCGTCCCTCGGGGTTAGCCCTTCCCCATTGGGAGAACCTGAAGGTTCGCGATGTCATGGACTTTATCGTCGATGCACCGGGGTATCTGGTGGATGTCTATCGTACGAACCGGTTGGCGATTCGCAATCTGGGCTTGCTAGTGGCTCTGGTGATGGTGGCTTATCTCTCGTCGAGTCTGTTGGCAGCGGTGAATCGTCTGTTGTTCTTACCGGAGTTCTTTACGGCGATCGGCTTTGGCTATTCCCTACGCTTTGGCTATCGTAATGTCTTGTATGCCAGCGATCGCCAAAAACTGGCAGGACGAGCCAATGATTTCAAGTTGAAAGTCTTGGGAACCGATGTAGAACTTCCCCCCAACGCGGTGCAGCAGGTGGCGGATAAGCCGGCGATCGCAGCTCAATCGGAGCCAGACTCGCCCCCAACCACCCCTGAACTTCCCGCCGCTGTTGAGGAGTCCACTGCTCCCATTGCTCATGGGGAGGTTCATAACGAAGTGGGGAATGGCGAAGTGGGCAATGGCGTAGATGAGTTACGCTATCTGTTTATCTGCTCCCAAGTGGAACTGTTAGACTCTCCCGACGCTCTCGACGGGGTGGCCTACGCTAGCCAAAGTGAAGGACTCGGAATTGGCATCGTCAGTGCTGACGGTGACAAATGCGAACGCTGCTGGAACTACTCCACCCATGTGGGCGAATCCCAGGAGCATCCCAGCCTTTGCGAGCGTTGCGTGGGAGCTTTAGCCGGTCAGTTTTAA